The following coding sequences are from one Arthrobacter sp. PvP023 window:
- a CDS encoding DUF501 domain-containing protein produces the protein MTEDASTVPAYSHPSARDLDVLSRQLGRPVRDVVEIPARCVCGNPLVAATSPRLSNGTPFPTTFYLTHPVITSAVSRLEAAGLMNRMNEQLAEDSALAASYRAAHEAYLVSRAEIGERSGIGAVPEIDGISAGGMPTRVKCLHVLVGHSLAAGPGVNPLGDEAIAAISEWWTADRCYCDGAWDTGGEAPSKDLSRHGPQGLPDIVGRPAPVRKTQRHADSNHADENTGNTTEAAQ, from the coding sequence GTGACAGAAGACGCCTCGACCGTACCCGCGTACAGCCACCCGTCCGCCCGGGACCTGGACGTGCTAAGCCGCCAGCTGGGGCGCCCCGTGCGCGACGTCGTCGAAATCCCCGCCCGCTGCGTGTGCGGCAACCCCTTGGTCGCGGCGACGTCACCGCGGCTCAGTAACGGAACGCCGTTCCCCACCACGTTTTATCTGACCCACCCGGTCATCACGTCGGCGGTATCACGGCTCGAGGCCGCCGGCCTGATGAACCGGATGAACGAACAGCTCGCTGAGGACTCCGCTCTCGCCGCAAGCTACCGGGCCGCCCACGAGGCGTACCTCGTGTCCCGGGCGGAGATTGGCGAACGGTCCGGCATTGGCGCCGTGCCCGAGATCGACGGCATCTCCGCCGGCGGGATGCCCACCCGGGTGAAATGCCTCCACGTCCTGGTGGGCCATTCCCTGGCCGCCGGTCCCGGCGTCAATCCGCTCGGTGATGAGGCCATTGCCGCCATCAGTGAATGGTGGACCGCGGACCGCTGCTACTGCGACGGCGCCTGGGATACCGGCGGAGAAGCGCCGTCCAAGGACCTCAGCCGTCACGGGCCGCAGGGGCTCCCCGACATCGTGGGCCGTCCGGCGCCCGTCCGCAAGACCCAGCGGCACGCTGATAGCAACCACGCTGATGAGAATACCGGGAACACCACGGAGGCTGCCCAGTGA
- a CDS encoding MazG nucleotide pyrophosphohydrolase domain-containing protein: MGALTHESLVEYLLEEAFEVAETIETGADQAELRGELGDVLLQVVLHARLAEERGSFGFDDVVQGLTAKMIRRNPHVFRPDGSLQDTFPASVEEIVRNWDSIKRAEKPERGDPFEGIPQGLPALARAQKSLDRAARAGLAVAPGFRPGLAVPAGPVVERVGPVVRLVEPMDSENQLGDLLFELVAAARSRGFDAERALRGAVRRYQDGHRPAHPDLPRTGS, encoded by the coding sequence ATGGGGGCGCTGACGCACGAGTCGCTGGTGGAGTACCTCCTTGAGGAGGCCTTTGAGGTGGCCGAAACAATCGAAACCGGCGCCGACCAGGCAGAGCTCCGCGGGGAGCTGGGCGATGTCCTGCTCCAGGTGGTGCTGCATGCCCGCCTCGCAGAGGAACGCGGGAGTTTCGGTTTCGACGACGTCGTCCAAGGCCTCACGGCAAAGATGATCCGCCGGAACCCGCACGTTTTCCGGCCGGACGGCTCGCTCCAGGACACCTTCCCGGCCAGTGTCGAGGAGATCGTCCGGAACTGGGACTCCATCAAACGGGCGGAGAAGCCGGAACGCGGTGATCCCTTCGAAGGAATTCCGCAAGGGCTTCCGGCCCTCGCGCGCGCCCAAAAGTCGTTGGACCGGGCCGCCCGTGCAGGGCTCGCGGTGGCCCCCGGATTCCGCCCGGGGCTGGCTGTGCCGGCGGGTCCGGTGGTTGAGCGGGTCGGTCCGGTGGTTAGGCTTGTCGAACCCATGGACTCCGAAAACCAGCTCGGCGATCTCCTGTTCGAGCTCGTCGCCGCTGCCCGCAGCAGGGGTTTCGACGCCGAACGCGCCCTCCGTGGGGCAGTCCGGCGGTACCAGGACGGCCACCGCCCTGCTCACCCTGACCTGCCCCGGACGGGATCATGA
- a CDS encoding septum formation initiator family protein has product MATRRPKVPRATPAVRQSKDADDGADVIRADFGATRHLPADGEAKTPAAPAKTTTAGRLGASVKAGVAAGKQAAGRPAGSQAGANASGAAAKDGTDSQDPVPAKAFSGRMLALAVVMIAITIMLAPTVKIFIDKKAEIAALEADIAARKTEQDGLKLQVSRWQDPNYVKQQARDRINMVMPGETGYWVFGSDLPAGTASGQAGTGTAEDPANLPWVDSLWESIRRSATD; this is encoded by the coding sequence ATGGCAACCCGACGTCCCAAGGTTCCCCGGGCCACGCCCGCGGTGCGTCAGTCCAAGGACGCCGACGACGGCGCTGACGTCATCCGCGCGGATTTCGGCGCAACGCGCCACCTGCCCGCTGACGGCGAAGCCAAAACGCCCGCCGCGCCCGCGAAAACCACCACGGCCGGACGGCTGGGCGCTTCGGTCAAAGCCGGGGTCGCAGCCGGCAAGCAGGCAGCCGGCCGGCCGGCAGGCAGTCAAGCCGGCGCGAACGCCTCGGGTGCTGCTGCCAAGGACGGGACGGACAGCCAGGATCCCGTGCCCGCAAAGGCCTTCTCCGGCCGGATGCTGGCCCTGGCCGTTGTCATGATTGCCATCACCATCATGCTGGCCCCTACGGTCAAGATCTTCATCGACAAAAAGGCCGAGATCGCCGCGCTGGAGGCCGATATCGCCGCACGGAAGACCGAGCAGGACGGCCTGAAACTCCAGGTGTCCCGCTGGCAGGACCCGAACTACGTGAAACAGCAGGCCCGCGACCGCATTAACATGGTTATGCCGGGAGAAACCGGCTACTGGGTGTTTGGCAGCGATCTGCCGGCCGGGACCGCCAGTGGCCAGGCCGGAACAGGAACAGCAGAGGACCCGGCCAACCTGCCATGGGTGGACTCGCTTTGGGAGTCCATCAGGCGCTCGGCAACAGACTAG
- a CDS encoding thymidine phosphorylase, with translation MTPTPSNTEAFDAVDIIRIKRDRGVLSPAQIDWTIDAYTRGAIADEQMAALNMAILLNGMDRAEISHWTAAMIASGERMDFSGLRRADGSVKPTSDKHSTGGVGDKITLPLAPLVAVFGVAVPQLSGRGLGHTGGTLDKLESIPGWRAALSNDEMMAQLQDVGAVICAAGAGLAPADKKLYALRDVTGTVEAIPLIASSIMSKKIAEGTGSLVLDVKVGSGAFMKDEARARELAETMVALGKDAGVNTVALLTNMNTPLGLTAGNAIEVEESVEVLAGGGPEDVVELTVRLAEEMLACAGVHDADPRAALKDGRAMDVWNRMIEAQGGDPRAKLPVARESEIVYAPADGVLVELDALAVGVAAWRLGAGRARKEDQVQAGAGVRLHAKPGAVVRAGEPLMTLLTDTPEKFGRAREALEGSVVVAPEGSRPAQKLIIDRIA, from the coding sequence GTGACACCAACCCCGAGCAATACTGAAGCGTTCGACGCCGTCGACATCATCCGCATCAAGCGGGACAGGGGCGTGCTGAGCCCGGCCCAGATCGACTGGACCATCGACGCCTACACCCGCGGTGCGATCGCCGACGAGCAGATGGCCGCCCTGAACATGGCCATCCTGCTCAACGGCATGGACCGCGCGGAAATATCGCACTGGACCGCCGCGATGATCGCATCCGGCGAACGGATGGACTTCTCCGGACTGAGGCGAGCCGACGGCAGCGTGAAGCCGACGTCGGACAAGCACTCCACCGGGGGAGTGGGAGACAAGATCACGCTGCCGCTGGCACCGCTGGTTGCTGTTTTCGGCGTGGCTGTGCCGCAACTCTCCGGCCGGGGCCTCGGCCACACCGGCGGCACCCTGGACAAGCTGGAATCCATCCCGGGCTGGCGCGCAGCGCTGAGCAACGACGAAATGATGGCTCAACTCCAGGACGTCGGGGCAGTGATCTGCGCCGCGGGCGCCGGACTGGCCCCTGCGGACAAAAAGCTCTATGCCCTGCGCGACGTCACGGGAACGGTGGAGGCCATCCCGCTCATTGCCTCCTCCATCATGAGCAAGAAAATCGCCGAGGGTACCGGCTCGCTGGTCCTCGACGTCAAGGTGGGCAGCGGCGCCTTTATGAAGGACGAGGCCCGCGCCAGGGAACTGGCCGAGACGATGGTGGCCCTGGGCAAGGACGCCGGTGTCAACACCGTGGCCCTCCTGACGAACATGAACACGCCACTGGGCCTGACCGCCGGGAACGCGATCGAGGTGGAGGAATCGGTGGAGGTGCTGGCCGGCGGCGGTCCGGAAGACGTCGTGGAACTGACGGTCCGGCTGGCGGAGGAGATGCTCGCCTGCGCCGGCGTGCATGACGCCGACCCGCGCGCCGCACTCAAGGACGGCCGGGCCATGGACGTGTGGAACCGCATGATCGAGGCCCAGGGCGGGGATCCCCGGGCCAAGCTCCCCGTTGCCAGGGAATCCGAAATTGTCTACGCTCCGGCTGACGGTGTCCTCGTGGAGCTGGATGCCCTGGCCGTTGGCGTGGCCGCGTGGCGGCTGGGTGCCGGCCGGGCGCGCAAGGAGGACCAGGTCCAGGCAGGCGCCGGCGTCCGGCTGCACGCCAAGCCCGGTGCCGTGGTCCGTGCCGGTGAGCCCCTGATGACGCTGCTGACGGACACCCCGGAGAAGTTCGGGCGCGCCAGGGAAGCCCTCGAAGGGTCCGTCGTCGTCGCGCCGGAAGGCTCCCGGCCGGCGCAGAAACTCATCATCGACCGCATCGCCTGA
- the eno gene encoding phosphopyruvate hydratase, with translation MALIDAIHAREILDSRGNPTVEVEVLLSDGQIGRAAVPSGASTGEHEAVELRDGDKGRYLGKGVQKAVDAVIDQIAPALTGFDATDQRSIDQAMIDLDGTPNKSKLGANAILGVSLAVANAAAASADLPLYKYLGGPNAHVLPVPLMNILNGGSHADSDVDIQEFMIAPIGAETFSEGLRWGVEVYHNLKSVLQAKGLSTGLGDEGGFAPNLPSNRAALDLIQEAIKNAGYTPGKDIALALDVASSEFFKDGAYQFEGKALSATEMSAYYAELVADYPLVSIEDPLDENDWDGWKTLTDAIGDKVQLVGDDLFVTNPSILQRGIDTATANSLLVKVNQIGSLTETLDAVSLAQRAGYTTITSHRSGETEDTTIADIAVATNAGQIKTGAPARSERVAKYNQLLRIEEELDDAARYAGRSAFPRFKG, from the coding sequence ATGGCGCTTATCGATGCCATTCACGCCCGCGAGATCCTCGATTCCCGTGGCAACCCGACCGTAGAAGTTGAAGTTCTGCTTTCCGATGGCCAGATCGGCCGCGCGGCAGTTCCCTCCGGCGCCTCCACCGGCGAACACGAGGCTGTTGAGCTCCGCGACGGAGACAAGGGACGCTACCTTGGCAAGGGCGTCCAGAAAGCAGTCGACGCCGTCATCGACCAGATCGCACCGGCACTGACCGGTTTCGACGCCACGGACCAGCGCAGCATCGACCAGGCCATGATTGACCTGGACGGCACCCCCAACAAGTCCAAGCTCGGCGCCAACGCCATCCTGGGTGTTTCCCTGGCAGTGGCCAACGCCGCCGCAGCCTCCGCTGATCTGCCGCTGTACAAGTACCTGGGCGGCCCCAACGCGCACGTCCTGCCCGTTCCGCTGATGAACATCCTCAACGGCGGCTCGCACGCTGACTCCGATGTGGACATCCAGGAATTCATGATCGCCCCGATCGGCGCCGAGACCTTCTCCGAGGGCCTGCGCTGGGGCGTTGAGGTTTACCACAACCTCAAGTCCGTCCTGCAGGCCAAGGGCCTCTCCACCGGCCTGGGCGACGAAGGCGGCTTCGCGCCGAACCTGCCGTCCAACCGCGCGGCACTGGACCTGATCCAGGAAGCCATCAAGAACGCCGGCTACACCCCGGGCAAGGACATTGCCCTGGCACTGGACGTTGCCTCCTCCGAGTTCTTCAAGGACGGCGCCTACCAGTTCGAAGGCAAGGCCCTCTCCGCCACCGAGATGAGCGCCTACTACGCCGAGCTCGTGGCCGACTACCCGCTGGTTTCCATCGAGGACCCGCTGGATGAAAACGACTGGGACGGCTGGAAGACCCTCACCGACGCAATCGGTGACAAGGTACAGCTGGTCGGCGACGACCTCTTCGTCACCAACCCGTCCATCCTGCAGCGCGGCATCGACACGGCTACTGCCAACTCCCTGCTGGTGAAGGTGAACCAGATCGGTTCGCTGACCGAAACCCTGGACGCCGTGTCGCTGGCACAGCGGGCCGGTTACACCACCATCACCTCGCACCGCTCCGGCGAAACCGAGGACACCACCATTGCTGACATCGCCGTTGCCACCAACGCGGGCCAGATCAAGACCGGTGCACCGGCGCGCTCCGAGCGCGTTGCCAAGTACAACCAGCTGCTGCGCATCGAAGAAGAACTCGACGACGCCGCACGCTACGCCGGACGCAGCGCCTTCCCGCGTTTCAAGGGCTAG
- a CDS encoding DedA family protein: MEFINEAVLHAAGQWWIYPILLVFFFVDGFAMVVPSETLIVALAAFSRQSGEPNLWILGVTALVGAIAGDNMAYMLGRKIGLERWRWMRKPKVQKVFAWAHYELEKRGAVLIFTARYIPWGRVAVNYVAGTTAFPHRRFFILDALACVTWVGYSIGIGLLASSFPLLHDNPLLGAGIAVVFAIILGIIIDHLLRWWHKRLGRHDDARPDVASTTGAGREASPEPGMRAERDAAVEVAPLAMPAVAEAETGR; encoded by the coding sequence GTGGAATTTATCAATGAGGCAGTGCTCCATGCCGCAGGTCAATGGTGGATATATCCGATCCTGCTGGTGTTCTTTTTTGTTGACGGCTTTGCGATGGTTGTCCCCAGCGAAACACTCATCGTGGCGCTTGCGGCATTTTCGCGCCAAAGCGGTGAACCCAACCTCTGGATCCTTGGCGTGACGGCGCTGGTCGGTGCCATCGCCGGAGACAACATGGCCTACATGCTCGGGCGGAAGATCGGGCTTGAACGCTGGCGCTGGATGCGCAAACCCAAGGTGCAGAAGGTCTTCGCATGGGCCCACTATGAGCTGGAGAAGCGCGGCGCCGTCCTGATCTTCACGGCCAGGTACATCCCGTGGGGCCGTGTGGCAGTCAACTACGTTGCCGGCACCACCGCTTTCCCGCACCGCAGGTTCTTCATCCTGGACGCACTTGCCTGCGTCACCTGGGTGGGTTACTCGATCGGGATAGGCCTGCTGGCGAGTTCCTTCCCCTTGCTGCATGACAATCCGCTGCTCGGCGCCGGCATTGCGGTGGTGTTTGCCATCATCCTCGGCATCATCATCGACCACCTGCTGCGCTGGTGGCACAAACGGCTGGGACGCCACGATGATGCACGTCCCGATGTGGCGTCCACGACGGGGGCCGGCAGGGAAGCCTCCCCGGAACCTGGAATGCGCGCCGAGCGGGACGCCGCCGTCGAGGTCGCCCCGCTGGCCATGCCCGCCGTCGCCGAAGCGGAAACGGGCCGCTGA
- a CDS encoding adenosine deaminase: MTEPILDAAPAIDFDLKSLPKVSLHDHLDGGLRPATIIELAEAVGHTLPSTDPVALGEWFRESADSGSLVRYLETFDHTIAVMQTKEGLFRVAKEFVEDLADDGVVYGEVRWAPEQHLQKGLTLDEVVEAIQEGLDAGVDAVAETGREIQVGQLITAMRHADRGQEIAELAVRHRNNGAVGFDIAGAEDGFLPSRFRDAFTYLAQHNFPATVHAGEAAGLESIQSALVDGRALRLGHGVRIAEDITVEFDDEDSAEEADENIGMVTLGELSSWVRDRGIALEICPSSNLQTGAIAGFGEGIESHPLDMLYQLGFNVTINTDNRLMSGVTLTDEFELLVETFDYDLDDILELTLNAAEAAFLPLEEKEALVEYINDAYANLA; encoded by the coding sequence GTGACTGAGCCTATTCTTGACGCTGCCCCTGCCATCGACTTCGACCTCAAGAGCCTCCCCAAGGTATCCCTGCACGACCACCTGGACGGCGGCCTGCGCCCGGCCACCATCATCGAACTGGCGGAAGCCGTTGGGCACACACTGCCGTCCACCGATCCGGTGGCGCTGGGGGAGTGGTTCCGCGAATCCGCCGACTCCGGCTCCCTGGTCCGCTACCTCGAGACCTTCGACCACACCATCGCCGTGATGCAGACCAAGGAGGGTCTGTTCCGGGTGGCCAAGGAATTCGTGGAAGACCTGGCCGACGACGGCGTGGTGTACGGCGAAGTCCGCTGGGCACCGGAACAGCACCTGCAGAAGGGCCTGACGCTCGACGAAGTGGTCGAGGCCATCCAGGAAGGGCTTGACGCCGGCGTGGACGCCGTTGCCGAAACCGGCCGGGAGATCCAGGTGGGCCAGCTCATCACCGCCATGCGCCACGCCGACCGGGGCCAGGAAATCGCCGAACTGGCAGTCCGCCACCGTAACAACGGAGCAGTGGGCTTCGACATCGCCGGAGCCGAGGACGGGTTCCTGCCGTCCCGCTTCCGCGATGCGTTTACCTACCTCGCCCAGCACAACTTCCCCGCCACGGTCCACGCCGGCGAAGCGGCAGGACTCGAAAGCATCCAGTCCGCCCTGGTCGACGGCCGTGCCCTGCGGCTCGGCCACGGCGTGCGCATCGCCGAGGACATCACGGTCGAGTTCGACGACGAGGACTCCGCAGAGGAAGCCGACGAGAACATCGGCATGGTGACCCTCGGCGAACTCTCCAGCTGGGTCCGCGACCGCGGCATCGCCTTGGAAATTTGCCCCTCCTCCAACCTGCAGACCGGAGCCATCGCCGGCTTCGGCGAGGGCATCGAAAGCCACCCGCTGGACATGCTGTACCAGCTCGGCTTCAATGTCACGATCAATACGGACAACCGGCTGATGAGCGGCGTGACCCTCACCGACGAGTTCGAACTGCTCGTGGAAACCTTCGACTACGACCTTGACGACATCCTGGAGCTCACGCTCAATGCCGCCGAAGCCGCCTTCCTGCCGCTGGAGGAAAAGGAAGCCCTCGTTGAGTACATCAACGACGCCTACGCCAACCTTGCCTAA
- a CDS encoding DedA family protein, translated as MQAINDFILAAAGQPWVLLLVLACCVIDGFFPPIPSESVVVGLAAVAATADVPNPWLLMLMAALGAFGGDNIAYVIGRRVGTRRWRWMRGPRMQAAFHWAGRELRKRPASLVLVARFVPIGRVAVNLTAGATHFPHLRFVGLTVLSAALWSSYSVAIGLFFGQWFEDNHLLGAAIAIACAILLGIIVDILISRLRGRLPEEPTGEAAPGP; from the coding sequence GTGCAGGCTATCAACGACTTCATTCTCGCGGCGGCGGGGCAGCCCTGGGTTCTCCTCCTGGTGCTGGCCTGCTGCGTGATCGACGGGTTCTTCCCGCCGATCCCCAGCGAGTCGGTGGTTGTTGGCTTGGCGGCGGTCGCTGCGACGGCCGATGTCCCCAACCCGTGGCTTCTGATGCTCATGGCCGCACTCGGGGCCTTCGGCGGCGACAACATCGCCTACGTGATCGGACGGAGGGTGGGCACCCGCCGTTGGCGGTGGATGCGCGGGCCGCGGATGCAGGCCGCCTTTCACTGGGCCGGGAGGGAACTCCGGAAACGGCCGGCGTCGCTGGTCCTCGTGGCCCGGTTTGTGCCGATCGGCCGGGTGGCTGTCAACCTCACGGCGGGCGCCACCCATTTCCCGCACCTGCGTTTCGTGGGCCTGACCGTCTTGTCCGCAGCGCTTTGGTCCTCTTACTCAGTGGCAATCGGGCTGTTTTTCGGGCAATGGTTCGAAGACAACCACCTGCTGGGTGCCGCCATTGCCATCGCCTGCGCGATCCTCCTCGGCATCATCGTGGACATCCTGATCAGCCGCCTCCGCGGCCGGCTGCCCGAGGAGCCCACGGGGGAAGCCGCGCCGGGACCCTGA
- a CDS encoding cytidine deaminase translates to MTAVDKDPSRTGTGLESRDIDWTALEAAAVSAMKNAYAPYSKFAVGAAALTADGRIVSGCNVENASYGLTLCAECALVGNLHMTGGGLLRAFYCVDAGGNILMPCGRCRQLLYEFRAPDMELMTTQGIKTMDQVLPDAFGPQHLEEPR, encoded by the coding sequence ATGACGGCGGTGGACAAGGATCCGTCGCGCACAGGCACCGGCCTGGAAAGCCGCGATATCGACTGGACGGCTCTCGAAGCCGCCGCCGTTTCAGCCATGAAGAACGCGTACGCGCCATATTCGAAGTTCGCGGTGGGGGCAGCGGCCCTCACCGCGGACGGCCGGATTGTGAGCGGCTGCAACGTCGAAAATGCCAGTTACGGCCTGACGCTGTGCGCCGAATGCGCATTGGTGGGCAACCTGCACATGACCGGAGGGGGCCTGCTGCGCGCCTTCTACTGCGTGGACGCCGGAGGCAACATCCTGATGCCGTGCGGACGCTGCCGGCAACTGCTATACGAATTCCGGGCACCCGACATGGAACTCATGACCACGCAGGGAATCAAAACAATGGACCAGGTGCTACCCGATGCCTTTGGTCCCCAACACCTGGAGGAACCCCGGTGA
- a CDS encoding ABC transporter permease gives MSTTATSPVPGKPQQGKPQPGTQRTAADNAPAVSAKPVTWKVPVLLAVLGVVAFIFFGVMGPNQTAKFGISSSGDFFQLPAIEVPAFLGGIVLSVLMLGLAAYAVYLKTRNEASPGWLPIVFIVLFVAAFLIWVVGGARTPSISLAGLIAGSVTLAVPLVFGSLSGVLCERVGVVNIAIEGQLLGGAFTAAMVATLTRSPFIGLLAAAVAGALVSMVLAVFSIKYLVNQIIVGVVLNVLVSGLTGFLFSTVMQANKAQFNSPGRLPIIDIPVLSSIPVIGPILFKQSVVGYLMYIAVIVVWVGLFKTKWGLRVRAVGEHPQAADTMGIKVNATRFWNVTLGGAVAGIGGSFFTLVAIDSFTKEISGGRGFIALAALIFGRWNPIGAFFAALLFGFADNLQSIVTIIGTPVPSQFMAMLPYLVTVLAVAGLVGRSRPPAASGIPYVKG, from the coding sequence ATGAGCACAACAGCAACATCACCCGTTCCGGGAAAGCCGCAGCAGGGAAAGCCCCAGCCGGGAACACAGCGGACTGCCGCAGACAATGCCCCCGCGGTATCCGCGAAACCCGTGACGTGGAAGGTGCCGGTCCTGCTGGCCGTCCTCGGCGTCGTCGCGTTCATTTTCTTCGGCGTCATGGGACCCAACCAGACGGCCAAGTTCGGGATTTCCTCCAGCGGCGATTTCTTCCAGCTTCCGGCCATCGAAGTTCCGGCTTTCCTGGGCGGAATCGTCCTGTCGGTCCTGATGCTGGGCCTCGCCGCCTACGCGGTGTACCTCAAGACGCGGAACGAAGCTTCTCCCGGCTGGCTGCCCATCGTCTTCATCGTGCTCTTCGTGGCAGCGTTCCTGATCTGGGTGGTGGGCGGCGCCCGCACACCGAGCATCTCGCTGGCCGGACTCATCGCCGGTTCCGTAACGCTCGCCGTTCCGCTCGTGTTCGGATCCCTTTCCGGTGTGCTCTGCGAACGCGTCGGCGTCGTCAACATCGCGATTGAAGGCCAGCTGCTTGGCGGTGCCTTCACCGCCGCGATGGTGGCCACGCTGACCAGGAGCCCCTTCATCGGGCTGCTGGCAGCGGCCGTTGCCGGTGCCCTCGTCTCCATGGTCCTGGCGGTCTTCAGCATCAAATACCTAGTCAACCAGATCATCGTGGGCGTGGTCCTCAACGTCCTGGTCTCGGGCCTGACCGGCTTCCTGTTCAGCACTGTGATGCAGGCAAACAAGGCGCAGTTCAACTCACCGGGACGGCTGCCCATCATCGACATCCCCGTGCTGTCCAGCATCCCGGTGATCGGGCCTATCCTCTTCAAGCAGTCCGTGGTGGGCTACCTGATGTACATTGCGGTCATCGTGGTGTGGGTCGGCCTCTTCAAGACCAAGTGGGGCCTTCGCGTCCGGGCCGTCGGGGAGCACCCGCAGGCCGCGGACACCATGGGCATCAAGGTCAACGCCACACGCTTCTGGAACGTCACCCTCGGCGGTGCTGTTGCAGGCATCGGCGGCTCCTTCTTCACCCTGGTGGCCATCGACAGCTTCACCAAGGAGATCTCGGGCGGACGCGGCTTCATTGCCCTGGCAGCGCTGATCTTCGGCCGGTGGAACCCGATCGGGGCCTTCTTCGCGGCGCTGCTGTTCGGCTTTGCGGACAACCTGCAGAGTATTGTGACCATCATCGGCACGCCGGTTCCGAGCCAGTTCATGGCCATGCTGCCGTACCTGGTGACGGTTCTCGCCGTGGCCGGGCTGGTGGGCCGCTCCAGGCCCCCGGCCGCCAGCGGCATACCGTACGTCAAGGGATGA